A stretch of Flavobacterium sp. N2270 DNA encodes these proteins:
- the truA gene encoding tRNA pseudouridine(38-40) synthase TruA, protein MRYFIEFAYNGKDFYGFQVQPDVISVQETLDKALSLLFKQPIQIVGAGRTDSGVHAKQMYAHFDCDIEIDSDYWVSKFNSYLGKNIVVYRFIPVHEDAHTRFDATSRTYEYYIHTFKDVFQNEGSWYYFNKLNVDLMNEACKILFEFEDFECFSKTNTDVNTFLCDITEAHWKVNGNQLVFTITANRFLRNMVRAIVGTLVNVGIGKITLDDFRAIIESKNRGKAGFSVPAHGLYLVKVKYPYIN, encoded by the coding sequence TTGAGGTATTTTATTGAATTTGCATACAACGGAAAAGATTTTTATGGTTTTCAGGTTCAACCTGATGTAATTTCAGTACAAGAAACTTTAGATAAAGCATTGAGTTTATTATTCAAACAACCTATTCAAATTGTTGGTGCTGGAAGGACTGATAGCGGTGTTCATGCCAAACAAATGTATGCTCATTTTGATTGTGATATTGAAATTGATTCTGATTATTGGGTAAGTAAATTCAACTCTTATTTAGGTAAAAATATTGTTGTTTATCGTTTTATTCCTGTTCATGAAGATGCTCATACACGTTTTGATGCAACAAGTAGAACTTATGAATATTACATCCACACGTTTAAAGACGTTTTTCAAAATGAAGGAAGTTGGTATTATTTCAACAAATTGAATGTTGATTTAATGAATGAAGCTTGTAAAATTTTATTCGAATTTGAAGATTTTGAATGCTTTTCAAAAACCAATACTGATGTAAACACTTTTTTATGCGATATTACCGAAGCACATTGGAAAGTAAACGGAAATCAATTAGTATTTACAATTACCGCTAATCGTTTTTTACGCAATATGGTTCGCGCTATAGTTGGAACTTTAGTTAATGTAGGAATTGGTAAAATTACTTTAGACGATTTTAGAGCAATTATAGAAAGTAAAAACCGAGGAAAAGCTGGATTTTCTGTTCCTGCGCACGGATTATATTTAGTAAAAGTAAAATATCCTTATATAAATTAG
- a CDS encoding SixA phosphatase family protein, producing MKNLIIVRHSKSSWDLPLNDIDRPLSKRGIHDAHLISSKLHDLLPKSFIIWSSNAKRAKETAMIFSQNLLISYENIQIEEELYTFEVKKLEEFIKKCKNTYDNLILFGHNEAITNFVNKFGDTFIENVPTSGVVFMHFDTNDWNELEKGKVNRFIFPSHYKHEQYKSKQIHR from the coding sequence ATGAAAAACTTAATTATTGTTCGTCATTCTAAATCAAGTTGGGATTTACCTTTAAATGATATTGATAGACCATTATCAAAAAGAGGAATTCATGATGCTCATTTAATTTCATCTAAATTACACGATTTATTACCTAAGTCTTTTATTATTTGGAGTAGTAATGCAAAAAGAGCAAAAGAAACAGCTATGATTTTTTCTCAAAATCTTTTAATTTCATATGAAAATATTCAAATTGAAGAAGAACTTTACACTTTTGAAGTGAAAAAGTTAGAAGAATTCATAAAAAAATGTAAAAATACGTATGATAATCTAATTCTTTTTGGACATAATGAAGCTATTACAAATTTTGTTAATAAATTTGGGGATACTTTTATAGAAAATGTTCCAACATCAGGTGTAGTATTTATGCATTTTGATACAAATGATTGGAATGAACTAGAAAAAGGTAAAGTAAATAGATTTATTTTTCCAAGTCATTATAAACATGAACAATACAAATCCAAACAAATACATAGATAG
- the lpdA gene encoding dihydrolipoyl dehydrogenase, whose product MKYDIIVLGSGPGGYVTAIRASQLGFKVAVIEKENLGGICLNWGCIPTKALLKSAQVFDYLKHASDYGLKVDNVDKDFSAVVARSRNVADGMSKGVQFLMKKNKIDVIDGFGKVLPGKKVAVTAADGKVTEYSADNIIIATGARSRELPNLPQDGKKVIGYRQAMTLPEQPKSMIVVGSGAIGVEFAHFYNAMGTDVTIVEFMPNVVPVEDEDISKQFERSLKKAGIKIMTNSSVERIDTSGNGVKAFVKTSKGEEVLEADILLSAVGIKTNIENIGLEEVGIATDRDKILVNDFYQTNIPGYYAIGDVTPGQALAHVASAEGILLVEKLAGLHVEPLDYGNIPGCTYATPEIASVGMTEKQAKEKGYELKIGKFPFSASGKAKAAGTPDGFVKVIFDAKYGEWLGCHMIGAGVTDMIAEAVVARKLETTGHEILKAVHPHPTMSEAVMEAVADAYGEVIHL is encoded by the coding sequence ATGAAATACGATATTATAGTTTTAGGAAGTGGTCCTGGTGGTTATGTTACTGCAATTAGAGCCTCTCAATTAGGTTTTAAAGTAGCCGTTATTGAAAAAGAAAACTTAGGTGGAATTTGTTTAAATTGGGGTTGTATCCCAACAAAAGCATTATTAAAATCTGCTCAAGTATTTGATTATTTAAAACATGCTTCAGACTACGGACTAAAAGTAGATAACGTAGATAAAGATTTTTCTGCTGTTGTTGCACGTTCAAGAAATGTAGCTGACGGGATGAGCAAAGGAGTTCAATTCTTAATGAAAAAGAATAAAATTGATGTTATTGACGGTTTTGGAAAAGTATTACCTGGGAAAAAAGTTGCTGTAACAGCTGCTGATGGAAAAGTAACTGAATATTCTGCTGATAACATTATTATTGCAACTGGTGCACGTTCTCGTGAATTACCTAACTTACCACAAGATGGTAAAAAAGTAATTGGTTACCGCCAAGCAATGACTTTACCAGAACAACCAAAATCGATGATTGTTGTGGGTTCTGGAGCAATTGGTGTAGAATTTGCACATTTTTATAATGCAATGGGTACAGATGTGACTATTGTTGAATTTATGCCAAATGTAGTTCCTGTTGAAGATGAAGATATTTCAAAACAATTTGAGCGTTCACTAAAGAAAGCTGGAATTAAAATAATGACAAACTCTTCAGTTGAGCGAATTGATACTTCTGGAAATGGAGTTAAAGCTTTCGTAAAAACTTCAAAAGGAGAAGAAGTTTTAGAAGCTGATATTTTACTTTCTGCTGTTGGAATTAAAACTAATATTGAAAACATTGGTTTAGAAGAAGTTGGAATTGCTACAGATAGAGATAAAATCTTAGTTAACGATTTTTATCAAACTAATATTCCTGGTTATTATGCAATTGGAGATGTTACTCCAGGTCAAGCTTTAGCACACGTTGCTTCTGCTGAAGGAATCTTATTAGTTGAAAAATTAGCAGGTTTACACGTTGAACCATTAGATTATGGAAACATTCCTGGTTGTACTTATGCAACTCCAGAAATTGCTTCAGTAGGTATGACAGAAAAACAAGCAAAAGAAAAAGGATACGAATTAAAAATTGGTAAATTTCCTTTTTCAGCATCAGGAAAAGCAAAAGCAGCTGGAACACCAGACGGATTTGTAAAAGTTATTTTTGATGCAAAATACGGAGAATGGTTAGGTTGCCACATGATTGGTGCTGGTGTAACAGATATGATTGCTGAAGCAGTTGTAGCTCGTAAACTAGAAACAACAGGACATGAAATATTAAAAGCAGTTCACCCTCACCCAACTATGAGTGAGGCTGTAATGGAAGCTGTTGCTGATGCTTATGGTGAAGTGATTCACTTATAA
- a CDS encoding DUF4293 domain-containing protein: MIQRIQSLFLICSIIITAVLPFFFPLWTENEVKIVYFNESILYIAFFAGISALAALSLFLFKKRQTQFVLNRLAIIFNFILLGFFVFRTLNLSGEMQISEKGIGMFLPTISIVLLVLANRAIKKDEDLVKSVDRLR, encoded by the coding sequence ATGATTCAACGTATTCAAAGCTTGTTTTTAATTTGTAGCATTATTATAACTGCTGTACTTCCTTTTTTCTTTCCATTATGGACAGAAAATGAAGTTAAAATAGTTTATTTTAATGAGTCAATATTATATATAGCCTTTTTTGCAGGAATTTCTGCATTAGCTGCATTGAGTTTATTTTTATTTAAAAAAAGACAAACACAATTTGTTTTAAACAGATTGGCAATCATATTTAACTTTATTTTACTAGGATTTTTTGTTTTTCGAACACTAAACTTATCCGGAGAGATGCAAATTTCAGAGAAGGGTATTGGGATGTTTCTTCCTACTATTTCTATCGTTTTACTTGTTTTGGCTAACAGAGCAATTAAAAAGGACGAAGATCTCGTAAAATCTGTGGATCGACTACGTTAA
- a CDS encoding ABC transporter ATP-binding protein, with protein sequence MKFIKSKALKQVLFYAKPYQNRFNWVIVWAISLSIFAAARPYLLKETVDNYLQHNDKGGLLFYIIIMAIVLLFEVMSQFFFTYWANWLGQDIIKDIRLKLYQHITSFKMKYFDNEPVGKLVTRTVSDIESIASIFSQGLFMIVSDLLKMIVILGIMLYMNWKLTLIVLLAMPVLIYATNIFQKKMKVAFNEVRNEVSNLNTFIQERLTGMKIVQLFNREAIELEKFKEINQKHNKAWLKNILYNSIFFPIADIVSSLTLGTIVWYGGINILNGDTITTFGDLFAYTMLISMLFNPLRQIADKFNVMQMGIIAAERVFEVLDTDSQIQNTGTITAHSFKGNIEFDNVRFSYIKDEEVLKGISFTVSEGETVAIVGSTGAGKSTIINLLNRFYEINSGNITIENHNIKDYKLESLRKQIAVVLQDVFLFADTIYNNITLYNESITRDDVVNAAKTIGVHNFIMSLPNGYDYNVKERGVMLSSGQRQLIAFLRAYVSQPSILILDEATSSIDSYSEDLIQNATDILTKGRTSIVIAHRLATIVNADTIIVMDKGEIVEKGSHNELLQIENGYYRKLYDSQFSVSA encoded by the coding sequence ATGAAATTTATAAAATCTAAAGCCTTAAAACAAGTACTTTTTTATGCCAAACCTTATCAAAACAGGTTCAATTGGGTAATCGTTTGGGCAATTTCATTATCCATATTTGCAGCAGCAAGGCCTTACTTGTTAAAAGAAACAGTTGATAACTACTTACAGCATAATGACAAAGGAGGTTTACTTTTTTACATTATCATTATGGCTATTGTTTTACTTTTTGAAGTAATGTCACAATTTTTCTTTACCTATTGGGCAAACTGGCTAGGACAAGATATTATTAAAGATATTCGTTTAAAATTATACCAACATATTACATCGTTTAAAATGAAATATTTTGACAATGAGCCTGTTGGAAAACTTGTAACCAGAACCGTTTCAGATATAGAATCTATTGCAAGTATATTTAGTCAAGGACTTTTTATGATAGTAAGTGATTTACTAAAAATGATTGTCATTCTTGGAATCATGCTTTACATGAACTGGAAATTAACTTTAATCGTTTTACTTGCAATGCCGGTTTTAATTTATGCTACTAATATTTTTCAAAAGAAAATGAAAGTTGCATTTAACGAAGTAAGAAATGAGGTTTCAAATTTAAATACATTTATCCAAGAGCGATTAACTGGAATGAAAATCGTTCAACTCTTTAATAGAGAAGCTATTGAACTTGAAAAATTCAAAGAAATCAATCAAAAACACAACAAAGCTTGGCTTAAAAACATTTTATATAACTCCATCTTCTTCCCTATTGCCGATATTGTTTCTTCATTAACACTTGGAACAATTGTATGGTATGGTGGAATTAATATCTTAAATGGCGACACTATAACTACTTTTGGAGATTTATTTGCCTACACAATGCTTATTTCAATGTTATTCAATCCATTGCGTCAAATTGCAGATAAATTTAACGTTATGCAAATGGGAATAATTGCTGCCGAACGTGTTTTTGAAGTTTTAGACACGGATAGTCAAATTCAAAATACAGGAACAATAACAGCACATTCATTTAAAGGAAATATAGAATTTGATAATGTTCGTTTCAGTTATATTAAAGATGAAGAAGTTTTAAAAGGAATTTCATTTACTGTTTCAGAAGGAGAAACTGTAGCAATTGTAGGAAGCACTGGAGCTGGAAAATCGACAATTATTAATTTATTGAATCGTTTTTACGAAATTAATTCAGGAAACATTACAATTGAAAACCACAATATTAAAGACTATAAATTAGAAAGTCTACGCAAGCAAATTGCAGTGGTTTTACAAGATGTATTTTTATTTGCCGATACAATTTACAATAACATTACACTTTACAATGAATCAATTACTAGAGATGATGTTGTAAACGCCGCTAAAACAATTGGTGTACATAATTTCATTATGAGTTTGCCAAACGGATACGATTATAATGTAAAAGAACGTGGTGTAATGTTATCATCAGGTCAAAGACAATTAATAGCGTTTTTAAGAGCTTATGTGAGCCAACCAAGTATATTAATTTTAGATGAAGCTACTTCTTCTATTGATTCATATTCAGAAGATTTAATTCAAAACGCAACAGATATTTTAACAAAAGGTAGGACTTCAATTGTAATTGCACATCGATTGGCTACAATTGTAAATGCAGATACTATTATTGTTATGGATAAAGGTGAAATTGTTGAAAAAGGTTCACACAATGAACTTTTGCAAATTGAAAATGGATATTATAGAAAATTATACGATTCTCAATTTTCAGTTTCCGCATAA
- a CDS encoding metallophosphoesterase family protein, protein MIKILLLSDTHSHIDDVILKYVNLADEVWHAGDIGDLTITDKIKSLKPLRAVFGNIDDAKARKEFPLNNRFMCEDVDVWITHIGGYPDKYNVNVRDEIRQNPPKLFICGHSHILKVQFDKKLNLLHMNPGAAGKHGFHQVRTMLRFEIDKDKIQNLEVIEIGKK, encoded by the coding sequence ATGATTAAGATATTACTACTTTCTGATACACATAGCCACATTGATGATGTGATTCTAAAATACGTCAATTTAGCTGATGAAGTTTGGCATGCTGGTGATATTGGTGACTTGACAATAACCGATAAAATAAAATCATTAAAACCATTACGAGCTGTTTTTGGAAATATTGATGATGCTAAAGCTCGAAAAGAGTTTCCATTAAATAATAGATTTATGTGCGAAGATGTTGATGTTTGGATTACTCATATTGGCGGATATCCTGATAAATACAATGTAAATGTAAGAGACGAAATTCGTCAAAATCCTCCCAAACTTTTTATTTGTGGTCACTCTCATATTTTAAAAGTTCAATTCGATAAGAAATTAAACTTGTTGCATATGAATCCGGGTGCGGCTGGGAAACATGGATTTCATCAAGTGCGAACTATGTTACGCTTTGAAATTGATAAAGATAAAATACAAAACCTTGAAGTAATTGAAATAGGGAAGAAGTAG
- a CDS encoding Ppx/GppA phosphatase family protein, whose protein sequence is MITLKKYAAIDIGSNAMRLLVTNIVEQKGQPPQFNKSSLVRVPIRLGQDAFTVGEISDENIQRMVDAMKAFSLLMKVHKVEKYKACATSAMREAYNGTDIVSLIKKKTDIKIDIIDGRKEAAIISSSDLKQFINSDKTYLYVDVGGGSTEFSIFSEGKIVTSKSFKNGTVRLLNNMVSEIVWVEIEKWIKNAVAPYEEITLIGSGGNINKLFKLSEKHQSKPLSYMYLNAQFQKFNSMTYEQRITELGLNPDRADVIIPATRIYLNAMKWSGARQIYVPKIGLSDGIVKAMYFGKL, encoded by the coding sequence ATGATTACATTAAAAAAATATGCTGCAATTGATATAGGTTCCAACGCTATGCGTTTATTGGTGACCAATATTGTTGAGCAAAAAGGGCAACCTCCACAGTTTAATAAAAGTTCATTAGTTCGTGTGCCAATTCGTTTGGGTCAAGATGCATTTACTGTTGGAGAAATTTCAGATGAAAATATTCAACGAATGGTTGATGCTATGAAAGCTTTTAGCTTATTAATGAAGGTACATAAAGTTGAAAAATACAAAGCATGTGCCACTTCTGCAATGAGGGAAGCATATAATGGAACTGATATTGTATCGCTAATTAAAAAGAAAACCGATATTAAAATTGATATTATTGACGGTAGGAAAGAAGCTGCAATTATTTCGAGTTCCGACTTAAAACAATTTATCAATTCAGATAAGACGTATTTATATGTAGATGTTGGTGGTGGAAGTACCGAATTTTCAATTTTTAGTGAAGGTAAAATTGTTACTTCAAAATCATTCAAGAACGGAACGGTGCGATTATTAAATAATATGGTTTCTGAAATTGTTTGGGTAGAAATTGAAAAATGGATTAAAAATGCCGTTGCTCCTTATGAGGAAATTACTCTTATAGGTTCTGGAGGAAATATTAATAAATTATTCAAATTGTCAGAAAAACATCAGTCAAAACCTTTATCATACATGTATTTAAATGCTCAGTTTCAAAAGTTTAATTCTATGACTTATGAGCAAAGAATTACAGAACTTGGATTAAACCCTGATAGAGCAGATGTTATTATTCCTGCAACTCGTATTTATTTAAATGCAATGAAATGGAGTGGAGCAAGACAAATTTATGTTCCTAAAATAGGACTTTCAGATGGTATTGTAAAAGCTATGTATTTTGGTAAACTTTAA